Below is a window of Hydrogenimonas sp. DNA.
AGTAGATGGAGGAGCTTTCGCTAACCCTTGACGGATAGGTGAACGTGACTCTTAGGGAGTCCATCGTCCCCTTGGCTTCCGAGAGTGTGATACCCGGAGTCTTTTGCGATATATAGTAGTAGTCTGTAGGCGGAACCTTTTTTATGGAGCAGCCTGCCGAAATCAGCAGAAATGCCGAGACGATCAAAACTTTTTTCAGATATACGGCAGATATTCTCATCTCTTCTCCTCCCCGGGCCCCAGTGCGGGTTCCGCCTCTTTGAAAAAGAGGTCTCTCGGGCTGTTTTTGATCATAAGCGCATCCTCTTCCAGCTGGTATATAAGAGCCTGTGACGCTCTCATAAGCGCCTTCGACTGGGCAAGAGTCTGCTGAAGAAGTTGTCGGATGTTTAGATCTCCCTCTTCTATACGCTTCATGAGTGCATTGTTGACCCTTTTGAACGACTCTGCACTCTCTTTGAGGGAGGCGAGAGTTCTGTTGGCTTCCGTTCCCAGGCTCAGTGTCGTGGATTTTATCGCATCTACCGCCTCGAAGAGTTTGTCGCTCTTTTCGGAGGCCTCTGCAAGGTTGTGCAGAAGCGTATCGATACTCTCCGCATTCTCCGCACTAAGAATCCGGTTCAGCGACCTGGAGGAGAGATCAAGGTTTCGCATCATGCTGTTGAAGTGTTTCATATTCTCTTCGCTGAAGGCGTTGTTCAGCCTGTCCAGCGCTTTGGATATCTGTACCGCAAGGTCGCTTACGGAGGTGCCTATCTGTGCAAGTGTGGAGGGTTTGGAGGGTATGACGGGAATCTTTCCGGGTTCGCTCTTTATGAGCGGAGCCCCCTTTTTGCCGCCGATTATTTCGATGTAGGCTATGCCGGTGATTCCTGTGAAGTTGAGTGTCGCGTACATCCCTTCGCGAATAGGAATATCTTTCGGAATCTGCAGCAGCAGGCGTACCCTGGTCGGATCGTCCGGATCGATATGGATCTCTTTGACTTTGCCTATGTTGACTCCCATATACTTCACCGCTCCATCTGGAGGAAGGCCCGCTACGGACTCCTTCATGTAGGTGTAGTAGTAGGCGAACTCCTTTTTGCTGTTGTATTTCCCCATCCAGAGAGCGAAAGCCACCGCCCCTGCTCCCAGGAGGAATACGAAGAGTCCTACTATCGTGTAACTCGCTTTGCTCTCCATCACTCTCTCTCCATCTTCATAGCTTCTATACGTGCTTTCGCACGGTTGCCGCCGAAAAATCGGCGGATAAAGGGGTGTCCGTTTTTCAGTATCTCTTCCAGGGAACCCTCCGCTACCACATGCTTGTCGCCTAGCACCGCCATTCTGTCAACTACATTGAATATCGTATCTATATCGTGAGTGATCATTACTATGGTCAGCCCCAGAAGAGATCTGAGCTGTGTGACCAGGTTGTCGAACGCCTCCGCGCTGACCGGATCGAGACCCGAAGTCGGTTCATCGAGAAAAAGCAGTTTCGGGTCCATAACCAGTGCACGCGCAAGTGCTGAGCGTTTAACCATTCCTCCGCTCAGTTCACTCGGATAGAGCCCGCCTACAACATCCGGGTCCAGCCCCACCATCTTCAGCTTGGAGCGGACTATCTCCCTGACTGTCGTGTCGGAAAGAGATGTATACTCTCTGAGCCATACAGCCACATTCTCCTCTACGGTCAAAGATGTAAAGAGCGCACCGAACTGGAAGAGTACACCCCATTCGCTTCTAAGCCTCTGGGCCTCTTTGCGTCCTATTTCGGCAAGATCGTAGCCCAGTACCTCGACGCTTCCCCCGCTTGGAGGCAGCAGCATTACCATCTCTCTGAGAAGAGTCGTCTTGCCCGAGCCGCTCCCCCCGAGAATTCCGTAGATATCTCCTTCGTAAACGGTTAGGTTTACATCTTCATGTACGATCTTGTTTCCGAACCGTGTCCGGAGGTTACGTATCTTTATCATCTCTTTCATATGCCGAGCTCCGTAAAGATGACCGAGAAGAGTGCATCCATGGCGATCACCAGGAATATGGAGTTGACGACACTCATTGTCGTATAGCGCCCAATGCTTTCAGTATTTCCGGAGACCTGGAATCCGCGGAAGCAGCCTACAGCGGCAATTATCAAAGCGAAAAAAGGTGCTTTGAAGAGTCCGACGAGGTAGTGTTTTACGGCCACCTCGCTATGGAGCCTCTCCAGGAACTGGGCAGGGGTTATATCGAGCTGCAGTTTGGCGACGAGCAGGCCGCCGTAGATTCCAACGATATCGGCGAAAAATATAAGCAGCGGAAGAGCTACGATCATCGCTACCATTCTGGGCAGGACTACGAAACGGAAAATTTCGAAACCCATGGTCTTCATAGCGTCTATCTCTTCCGTGATCTTCATGACCCCGATCTGCGCGGTATAGGCCGATCCGCTTCTTCCCGCCACTATGATAGCGGTTATGAGCGGAGCGAGCTCTCTGGGGATGGAGATCCCTATCATATCGACTATGAAGATGTTCGCCCCGTACTTCTGCAGTTGCACAGCACTTTGAAAAGCGATGACGATGCCGACGAGAAAAGCGCTCAGTGCCACTATGGGCAGGGCTGTGACCCCCGCCTTGTAGATGTTTGTCGCGGTCTCTTTGACCCTGAACGAGGAGGGGTGTAGCAGCAAACGGAACATCGCGGCTGCGGAGTGCCCCAGGAAATTGATGAAGAGCAGAAAATCGGAGTAGACCGCTTTTGCATGTATACCCAGGCGGGCGAAAGGCTCGAGAATGAGGGGGAAACGGGCTTCGGTTGTACTGGTTTGCGGTGCGGTGAACCGTTTTACCAGGCGGAACATGCGGCAGAACCCGTAGGGGATATTTTCGGTCTGCAGAGTGTATCTTTTCTTCAGATCATCCCGAAGAGTGATGAAAAAGACCATTGCGCCGGTATCGACGGACTCTACTTCGCCGAGGTCGATCACTATCTTTTCGGCTCCTCTTAACAGAGACTCCACACTCCGGTACGATCTCTCTATTCTGT
It encodes the following:
- a CDS encoding possible ABC transport system periplasmic substrate-binding protein; translation: MESKASYTIVGLFVFLLGAGAVAFALWMGKYNSKKEFAYYYTYMKESVAGLPPDGAVKYMGVNIGKVKEIHIDPDDPTRVRLLLQIPKDIPIREGMYATLNFTGITGIAYIEIIGGKKGAPLIKSEPGKIPVIPSKPSTLAQIGTSVSDLAVQISKALDRLNNAFSEENMKHFNSMMRNLDLSSRSLNRILSAENAESIDTLLHNLAEASEKSDKLFEAVDAIKSTTLSLGTEANRTLASLKESAESFKRVNNALMKRIEEGDLNIRQLLQQTLAQSKALMRASQALIYQLEEDALMIKNSPRDLFFKEAEPALGPGEEKR
- a CDS encoding ABC transporter, ATP-BINDING protein, with amino-acid sequence MKEMIKIRNLRTRFGNKIVHEDVNLTVYEGDIYGILGGSGSGKTTLLREMVMLLPPSGGSVEVLGYDLAEIGRKEAQRLRSEWGVLFQFGALFTSLTVEENVAVWLREYTSLSDTTVREIVRSKLKMVGLDPDVVGGLYPSELSGGMVKRSALARALVMDPKLLFLDEPTSGLDPVSAEAFDNLVTQLRSLLGLTIVMITHDIDTIFNVVDRMAVLGDKHVVAEGSLEEILKNGHPFIRRFFGGNRAKARIEAMKMERE
- a CDS encoding putative ABC transport system permease protein — protein: MNKKEYFRTERSGGSVRLYMSGVWRVESLDRIERSYRSVESLLRGAEKIVIDLGEVESVDTGAMVFFITLRDDLKKRYTLQTENIPYGFCRMFRLVKRFTAPQTSTTEARFPLILEPFARLGIHAKAVYSDFLLFINFLGHSAAAMFRLLLHPSSFRVKETATNIYKAGVTALPIVALSAFLVGIVIAFQSAVQLQKYGANIFIVDMIGISIPRELAPLITAIIVAGRSGSAYTAQIGVMKITEEIDAMKTMGFEIFRFVVLPRMVAMIVALPLLIFFADIVGIYGGLLVAKLQLDITPAQFLERLHSEVAVKHYLVGLFKAPFFALIIAAVGCFRGFQVSGNTESIGRYTTMSVVNSIFLVIAMDALFSVIFTELGI